One segment of Sylvia atricapilla isolate bSylAtr1 chromosome 8, bSylAtr1.pri, whole genome shotgun sequence DNA contains the following:
- the DNAJC12 gene encoding dnaJ homolog subfamily C member 12 isoform X1: MVEQILAEYKIKALECHPDKHPGNPKAVETFQKLQQAKETLANEERRARYDHWRRSRVTVPFQQWEALSGSVRTSMHWAVQSKKDQMLEAPDFGNTNSMTKEMWTQEMGNSGGGLLEGNREQEDVAIPDAKPQSSKNPDSLRFSEGSYWHLHFRWSGDAPSDLLRKFRNYEI, encoded by the exons GTTGAACAGATTCTTGCCGAATATAAGATTAAAGCCCTTGAATGTCATCCTGATAAGCATCCTGGAAACCCCAAAGCAG TGGAGACTTTCCAGAAGCTGCAGCAAGCCAAGGAGACCCTGGCCAACGAGGAGAGGCGCGCGCGTTACGATCACTGGCGCCGGAGCAGAGTCACCGTGCCCTTCCAGCAGTGGGAGGCCCTGAGCGGCTCTGTGAGAACG TCAATGCACTGGGCTGTCCAAAGTAAGAAGGACCAAATGCTGGAAGCTCCTGACTTTGGGAATACCAACAGCATGACTAAGGAGATGTGGACCCAAGAGATGGGAAACAGTGGAGGTGGATTATTGGAAGGGAACAGGGAGCAAGAAGATGTTGCAATTCCTGATGCGAAACCACAGTCTTCAAAGAATCCAGACTCCCTAA gatTTTCAGAGGGGAGTTACTGGCACTTGCATTTCCGCTGGTCAGGCGATGCTCCATCAGACCTTCTGAGGAAATTCAGAAACTATGAGATCTAA